A single region of the Anabaena sphaerica FACHB-251 genome encodes:
- a CDS encoding EthD domain-containing protein, giving the protein MLSVINNAIKTDYSARDQKGKVAFYVLLWKRQGISLEIFDDYWRDVHGPVCARLPGQYQYWQFHVAHNQGGFCPEIPGLDYTWDSEDNFDGIAELTFASVADRQTWFTASAILMDDEHNLFRKAIGYNSSPGNSITYIDRISIGDPNGETGAIKFHVMVKKANGASTEAFRRYLTETFAPLVSSSDSVLKFRLHLFEEVDNSRPDAAGVGHYEPAEKQYHAAYEIAFANHLEREKFFASSEYLAAVKDAAKYIKQIQPFPERTAYTFVYDGQMTLAGKRSSSVAELITEIGAVNQLQEDIESLMLNQTLYNQQTNGFSSSQNGQSQPKATRKRTNYYAGLSADYSRPGLVTPYVAKKLIEDAERIVAMKEPKLPEIGPYYTLAQIEQENRDWWPTHCEALRQGRGDILTGEYRDDLVYFCQDGPYQGLEQQKEREKHWWALIAQPGVTMCWPIVMFFGEHTYFEWKCVDDETNETLAKGNVTWVRRGHRGACYLKTEQLTFYRDVFAAQELLTLITTA; this is encoded by the coding sequence ATGCTTTCAGTAATTAATAACGCAATCAAAACTGATTATTCAGCACGGGATCAAAAAGGAAAAGTAGCCTTTTATGTACTGCTGTGGAAAAGACAAGGAATCTCTCTAGAAATTTTTGACGACTATTGGAGAGACGTACACGGACCAGTTTGTGCTAGATTACCAGGGCAGTATCAATACTGGCAATTTCATGTAGCTCATAACCAAGGTGGCTTTTGTCCAGAGATTCCCGGCTTAGACTACACCTGGGACTCAGAAGATAACTTCGATGGCATCGCAGAGTTAACATTTGCAAGTGTTGCAGATCGTCAGACATGGTTTACGGCTTCCGCCATTCTGATGGATGATGAACACAACTTATTCCGTAAAGCCATCGGTTACAACAGCAGTCCCGGTAATTCTATTACATACATAGATAGAATCTCCATCGGTGATCCCAACGGTGAAACTGGCGCAATCAAATTTCACGTCATGGTGAAAAAAGCCAATGGCGCAAGTACAGAAGCTTTTCGTCGTTATTTAACAGAAACTTTTGCTCCCTTAGTTAGCAGTAGTGATTCCGTCCTCAAATTCCGACTACATTTATTTGAAGAAGTAGATAATTCTCGACCAGATGCAGCAGGAGTTGGTCATTATGAACCAGCAGAAAAGCAATATCATGCAGCTTATGAAATTGCCTTTGCTAATCATCTAGAAAGAGAAAAGTTTTTTGCATCTTCCGAATATTTAGCAGCAGTAAAAGACGCAGCTAAATATATTAAACAAATCCAACCATTTCCCGAAAGAACAGCTTATACATTTGTTTACGATGGTCAGATGACACTCGCTGGTAAACGGAGTTCCTCAGTAGCAGAACTGATCACAGAAATTGGCGCAGTTAATCAACTTCAAGAAGATATAGAATCTCTCATGCTAAATCAAACTCTTTACAATCAACAAACCAACGGATTTTCCTCTTCCCAAAACGGACAAAGCCAGCCAAAAGCAACGAGAAAGAGAACTAATTATTATGCTGGTTTATCCGCTGATTATTCTCGCCCCGGTTTAGTTACTCCTTACGTAGCGAAAAAACTGATCGAGGATGCAGAAAGAATTGTGGCCATGAAAGAACCAAAACTCCCAGAAATTGGTCCTTACTATACCCTGGCACAAATTGAACAAGAAAACAGAGATTGGTGGCCTACCCATTGCGAAGCCTTAAGACAAGGAAGAGGCGATATTTTAACTGGAGAATATCGTGATGATCTAGTTTATTTTTGTCAGGATGGACCATACCAAGGCTTAGAACAACAAAAAGAAAGAGAAAAACATTGGTGGGCTTTAATTGCTCAACCAGGAGTGACAATGTGCTGGCCTATTGTCATGTTTTTTGGTGAACATACATACTTTGAATGGAAGTGTGTGGATGATGAAACCAACGAAACTCTCGCCAAAGGAAATGTAACTTGGGTGCGTCGTGGTCATCGTGGTGCTTGCTATTTGAAGACTGAACAACTAACTTTCTATCGTGATGTTTTTGCGGCTCAGGAATTATTGACCTTGATCACCACCGCTTAA
- a CDS encoding nuclear transport factor 2 family protein → MEQERVYKNAVLDDPELQKGLKQINPKFGDFVIRVAGEAWGLPLIDQKTKALITIAIDVVNQDHRGPGNPFAAHVNMALQQGATRAEIEELLLFLCVYAGFNKVAACFATLNLIFDHANSTPRIAEMLTTNQKATTADYSARDQKGKVAFYVLLWKRPGIAEELFDKYWKNVHGPVCARLPGQYQYWQFRVNHNQGGFCPQIPGLDYTTDSEDNFDSIAELTFASVADRQTWFTASAILMDDEHNLFRKAIGYVSSPGNSITYVDKIPTGDPNGETGAIKFHVMVKKANGASIEAFRSYLTETFAPLVSSSDSVLKFRLHLFEEVDNSRPDAAGVSHYEPAEKQYQAAYEIAFANHLEREKFFASSEYLAAIKDAAKYIKQIKPFPEKTTYTFVYDGQITLAGQRSAKVAELINKIGATNQIQNDIVALMVGSQTHEKGLIHNGQTELKNSALTTSGLGHLLQGVQHVGVTVHDMNQSLEFYTEVLGGKLVVGENELVGDVIQNTLFQQEELDAIAKGIDPQTLPIPHLRSAKEDALDVKFISFGNTAVELIYFREAGKPNAPYASVPNSASQIGKVNAMHISFNVKEGVDLNVFANMLEAECHKRGMTNVVCNRVVNVKSEAERRAVALRYNSFKFWNEPEDLAAGEPEIDWSHDPMEGWSLFYCKGPNGEQLEFNQVTRKVKTSFQQGMQEYNQANGTTFTFPEAIVTNFNHTGNGKHPQIAQTQNHNSGNLKATNNGTISMSKKFPGTNTDLVKRLFSRGEAFDSEGFITFFTDTPVYQFGNFDVCLDKEAIKKSADAFFSQIDAVYHEIKMIWEVGNVVFVEMDVLYWRKDGSVISLPCSDIFRVQGDKFSELRIFMDVNPVFNPKIFVPQSASVLTVSKGQKMLPPDTMRRHFAEHPEGKERVSQGFVPKWSIAGPKWPIGAENTPASSAQLTVVGELSAAIMAEDWEKVKTYLTDDLFYKVGSGEPMYGPNAVVDFFKHTFKTTAKFYGHDARKIWIEPDIITIEMDAKYEMVGSKKHVVVACCDIYRMRGNKVSEWRVYADMTPWQN, encoded by the coding sequence ATGGAACAGGAGCGAGTGTACAAAAACGCGGTTCTGGATGACCCTGAACTTCAAAAGGGTCTAAAACAAATTAATCCCAAGTTTGGTGATTTTGTCATTCGGGTAGCAGGTGAAGCTTGGGGTTTGCCGTTAATTGACCAAAAAACTAAGGCTCTGATTACCATCGCTATTGATGTTGTTAATCAGGATCATAGAGGTCCTGGCAACCCCTTCGCTGCCCATGTCAATATGGCTCTCCAGCAAGGCGCAACCCGCGCAGAAATTGAAGAACTGCTGTTGTTCCTCTGTGTTTATGCGGGATTTAATAAAGTCGCGGCTTGCTTTGCTACCCTGAATTTGATTTTTGATCATGCCAATAGCACACCAAGGATAGCAGAAATGCTGACAACGAATCAAAAGGCAACCACAGCCGATTATTCAGCACGGGATCAAAAAGGAAAAGTCGCTTTTTATGTACTCCTGTGGAAAAGACCAGGAATCGCAGAAGAGCTTTTTGATAAATATTGGAAAAACGTACACGGACCCGTTTGTGCCAGATTACCTGGACAATATCAATATTGGCAATTTCGGGTAAATCACAACCAAGGTGGGTTTTGTCCGCAGATTCCCGGCTTAGACTACACAACTGACTCAGAAGATAACTTTGATAGCATTGCTGAGTTAACATTTGCAAGTGTTGCAGACCGTCAGACATGGTTTACAGCCTCTGCTATTTTGATGGATGATGAGCATAACTTGTTCCGTAAAGCCATCGGTTATGTGAGCAGTCCTGGGAATTCTATTACTTATGTAGATAAAATCCCTACCGGTGATCCCAACGGCGAAACCGGCGCAATCAAATTTCACGTCATGGTGAAAAAAGCCAATGGCGCAAGTATAGAAGCTTTTCGTAGTTATTTAACCGAAACTTTTGCCCCCCTAGTTAGCAGTAGTGATTCCGTCCTCAAATTCCGACTACATTTATTTGAAGAAGTAGATAATTCTCGTCCAGATGCCGCAGGAGTGAGTCATTATGAACCAGCAGAAAAGCAATATCAAGCAGCTTATGAAATTGCCTTTGCTAATCATCTAGAAAGAGAAAAGTTTTTTGCATCTTCTGAATATTTAGCAGCCATAAAAGACGCAGCTAAATACATTAAACAGATCAAACCCTTTCCCGAAAAAACAACTTATACTTTTGTTTACGATGGTCAGATTACCCTTGCTGGTCAACGTAGTGCCAAAGTAGCAGAATTGATTAATAAAATTGGTGCTACCAATCAAATCCAAAATGACATTGTGGCGTTGATGGTTGGTAGTCAAACTCATGAAAAAGGTTTAATACACAATGGTCAAACTGAGCTAAAAAATAGCGCCTTAACTACTTCTGGTTTAGGTCATTTGTTGCAAGGCGTTCAACACGTCGGTGTTACAGTTCATGACATGAACCAATCCCTCGAATTTTACACAGAAGTCTTGGGAGGAAAATTAGTTGTTGGTGAAAATGAGTTAGTCGGTGATGTCATTCAAAATACTCTTTTTCAACAAGAAGAATTGGATGCGATCGCTAAAGGTATTGATCCGCAAACCCTGCCTATTCCCCATCTCAGAAGTGCCAAAGAAGACGCATTAGATGTCAAGTTTATTTCCTTTGGTAACACAGCTGTAGAACTAATTTACTTTCGCGAAGCGGGTAAACCTAACGCTCCTTATGCTTCAGTTCCTAATAGTGCTTCCCAAATTGGCAAAGTCAATGCCATGCACATTTCTTTCAACGTTAAAGAAGGCGTTGATTTGAATGTTTTTGCCAATATGTTAGAAGCAGAATGTCACAAGCGGGGAATGACAAACGTCGTTTGTAACCGAGTTGTTAACGTCAAATCCGAAGCTGAAAGAAGAGCAGTTGCCCTCAGATATAATTCTTTTAAATTTTGGAATGAACCAGAAGATTTAGCTGCCGGAGAACCAGAAATAGATTGGAGTCACGATCCAATGGAAGGTTGGTCTTTGTTCTACTGCAAAGGACCAAATGGGGAACAATTGGAATTTAACCAAGTTACCCGTAAAGTTAAAACCAGCTTCCAACAAGGAATGCAGGAATATAACCAGGCCAACGGCACTACATTCACCTTTCCAGAAGCAATAGTTACCAACTTCAATCACACAGGAAACGGAAAACATCCTCAAATTGCCCAGACGCAAAATCACAACTCTGGCAATTTAAAAGCAACCAATAATGGAACTATCTCCATGTCCAAAAAATTCCCCGGAACCAATACAGACTTAGTAAAAAGATTATTCTCCAGAGGAGAAGCTTTTGATTCCGAAGGTTTCATTACTTTCTTTACCGACACACCAGTTTATCAATTTGGTAACTTTGATGTCTGTTTAGATAAAGAAGCCATTAAAAAATCAGCCGATGCTTTCTTCAGTCAAATTGATGCGGTGTATCACGAAATCAAAATGATCTGGGAAGTCGGAAATGTCGTCTTCGTAGAAATGGATGTCCTCTATTGGCGTAAAGATGGCTCAGTTATATCACTTCCTTGCAGTGACATCTTCCGAGTCCAAGGGGATAAATTCAGCGAATTGCGGATTTTCATGGATGTAAATCCTGTATTTAACCCCAAAATTTTCGTGCCTCAATCTGCTTCTGTGTTGACAGTTAGCAAAGGACAAAAAATGCTTCCTCCCGACACCATGAGGAGACATTTTGCCGAACATCCTGAAGGTAAAGAAAGAGTATCCCAAGGATTTGTTCCCAAATGGTCAATTGCTGGACCAAAATGGCCTATCGGTGCTGAAAATACCCCCGCTTCCTCAGCACAGTTAACAGTAGTTGGTGAACTATCAGCAGCAATCATGGCTGAAGATTGGGAAAAAGTCAAAACTTACCTGACAGATGACCTATTTTATAAAGTTGGTTCAGGTGAGCCAATGTATGGACCAAACGCAGTTGTAGACTTCTTTAAACACACCTTTAAAACTACAGCTAAGTTTTATGGTCATGATGCCCGAAAAATTTGGATAGAACCAGACATCATCACCATTGAAATGGATGCTAAATATGAAATGGTAGGCAGCAAGAAACACGTGGTAGTAGCTTGTTGCGATATCTATCGGATGCGCGGCAATAAGGTAAGTGAATGGCGGGTTTATGCAGATATGACCCCGTGGCAAAACTGA
- a CDS encoding iron uptake porin, giving the protein MLALIKLLASPMVIVGAIATSTLISSIASAQVVLTDNSSISESTTPTSSIDHLLDNSSTVTPNPDQNNSSADESMAQINSVAQFSDVQPTDWAFQALQSLVERYGCIAGYPNGTFRGNRAITRYELAAGLNACLNRINELISTATKNIVSQPDLVSLQRLEKDFSAELATLRGRVDTLEAKTTEIRENQFSTTTKLLGNLRVQTNTYFSGDGNPQANMQYSLFLGLLTSFTGKDLLLTALGSTSSEFPNLASTNNGREVGSTREGSSDATGSGDSGGSFRILGLEYQFPIGENLVIDVVAANRYRFSPVLLSRFAPYYSIGRGPASAFAEAPPIYLVGAGTGISASYKIVDSTVLTLTYLSPLGNDSNAGGLFNGDYIASGQINYNPNPGLFLQFLYQHGYFNPGNFGFNSGQSFRGNGFVGTALANRFDDAGVLFADDSAVSTNAYQVGGYFAITPKVLIGGWANLIQARLLGKGDADIWTYSVQAAFPDLFKQGNQGGLIVGMEPTLTDVRTKLPYSQFKKDTSLHIEAYYRHQLTDNISITPSVTWITAPNQDADNEDIVIGGVRTTFSF; this is encoded by the coding sequence ATGTTGGCATTAATAAAATTACTCGCCAGTCCAATGGTAATCGTGGGGGCGATCGCTACTTCAACATTAATAAGTAGTATTGCTTCTGCTCAGGTAGTATTGACAGATAATTCATCAATATCGGAATCAACTACCCCAACCAGTTCAATTGATCATCTGCTAGATAATTCCTCTACTGTTACCCCTAATCCAGATCAAAATAACAGTAGCGCCGATGAAAGTATGGCACAGATTAATAGTGTCGCTCAGTTTTCTGATGTCCAACCCACAGACTGGGCTTTTCAAGCTTTACAATCCCTCGTTGAACGCTATGGCTGTATTGCGGGTTATCCCAATGGCACATTCCGAGGTAATCGTGCTATTACTCGTTATGAATTGGCCGCAGGCTTAAATGCTTGTTTAAATCGCATCAATGAATTAATATCCACAGCGACAAAGAATATTGTCTCTCAACCAGATTTGGTTTCTTTGCAGCGGTTAGAAAAAGATTTCTCCGCTGAACTAGCAACTCTCCGTGGTCGTGTTGATACATTAGAGGCTAAAACCACCGAAATAAGGGAAAATCAGTTTTCTACCACCACTAAATTACTTGGTAATTTAAGAGTTCAAACTAATACCTATTTTTCCGGTGACGGTAATCCTCAAGCGAATATGCAATACAGCCTCTTCCTGGGGTTGCTGACTAGCTTCACTGGGAAAGATCTGTTGCTAACCGCGCTAGGCTCTACCAGCAGTGAATTTCCTAATCTTGCCAGCACCAACAATGGCAGAGAAGTTGGTTCTACTAGAGAAGGTTCCAGCGATGCCACTGGATCTGGCGATAGTGGCGGCAGTTTCAGAATACTAGGTTTAGAATATCAATTTCCCATCGGTGAAAATCTAGTTATAGATGTCGTTGCTGCCAATCGCTATCGTTTTAGTCCGGTTTTACTTTCTCGATTTGCACCTTATTATAGTATTGGTCGTGGTCCAGCCAGTGCTTTTGCTGAAGCACCTCCCATTTATCTTGTAGGGGCTGGTACAGGTATTTCAGCCAGTTATAAAATTGTAGACTCTACTGTACTAACTTTGACTTATTTATCACCTCTTGGCAACGATTCCAACGCCGGAGGTTTATTTAACGGAGATTATATTGCTTCTGGACAAATTAACTATAATCCCAATCCTGGACTTTTCTTGCAATTTTTATATCAGCACGGTTATTTTAACCCTGGTAATTTTGGCTTTAATAGCGGTCAAAGTTTTAGAGGTAATGGTTTTGTCGGTACTGCCTTAGCAAATCGTTTTGATGATGCTGGTGTTTTATTTGCTGATGATTCTGCCGTTAGTACCAATGCTTATCAGGTTGGTGGCTACTTCGCCATCACTCCCAAAGTGCTAATTGGTGGTTGGGCTAACTTAATCCAAGCTAGGCTACTCGGTAAAGGAGATGCTGATATCTGGACTTATTCGGTTCAGGCAGCTTTTCCCGATTTGTTTAAACAAGGGAATCAGGGGGGTTTAATCGTTGGTATGGAACCTACCCTCACAGATGTCAGAACTAAACTACCTTACTCGCAATTCAAAAAGGATACATCATTACACATTGAAGCATATTACAGGCATCAGCTTACAGACAATATCTCAATTACTCCTTCTGTTACCTGGATTACAGCGCCTAATCAAGACGCTGACAATGAAGACATTGTTATTGGTGGGGTGAGAACAACCTTCAGTTTTTAG
- a CDS encoding carboxymuconolactone decarboxylase family protein, with the protein MKYENAVLDDLELQESLKQINPKFGDFVTRVAGEAWGLPLIDQKTKALITIAVDVVNQGQAGPGSPFGAHVSMALKQGATTEEIEELLLFLCAYAGFNKVAGCFGALNEILGK; encoded by the coding sequence ATGAAGTATGAAAATGCAGTTTTAGATGATTTAGAACTTCAAGAAAGTTTAAAACAGATAAATCCCAAATTTGGTGATTTTGTCACGCGAGTAGCAGGTGAAGCTTGGGGACTACCATTAATTGACCAAAAAACCAAAGCCCTGATCACAATTGCTGTTGATGTAGTCAACCAAGGACAAGCAGGACCAGGAAGCCCCTTTGGCGCTCACGTCAGTATGGCTCTCAAACAGGGAGCAACTACTGAAGAAATCGAAGAATTATTATTGTTCCTTTGTGCTTACGCAGGGTTCAATAAAGTCGCAGGTTGTTTTGGCGCTCTAAACGAAATACTGGGAAAATAA
- a CDS encoding DUF4114 domain-containing protein, with protein sequence MTLQNAYIIGAENFQAWSEGYEASGYLKVLPHPEEKVIFKDPLKQWQLDHQNGAYKSEGQGGVYYSSWGPDQELEVTLDMQYLSEIEIDGFGIIRAGDGFIPWLNDEQTAYEFLRAYNGLIPGPLLVADPGDTLKITLINNLQPGSSAPSAPEQPTNLHTHGLHVSPLGAGDNVLVSVDSGDTREISIKLPDNHSLGYDWYHPHLHGVTSEQVASGLGGLIAINPPHDLPDLDKFDITKEPIYTLSLNTFGIQQQLRNASDDDPLNQSPDGIKVPAGTPLQLTNGAYELSDAVFGGYNAKPVFYDPENPTGNPAANTFEYGGGALLEPVENVIHTVNGQYNPTLEVETGKWSLFNFANMSINSFHLVQLVHEDENGHLTPEQVTLVAIDGNASGIVESSRREITEFPVLSPGARVAIQHAFTKPGKYYFLSNGTEEILNEEDVSVLIGDGKGFNDGHLIWGSQVLATVEVTGDPIEVLPPFPEVYDILEEESQEINEIIEAAKNGDVNRVRTFRWDANIGGALLAGNFPRDTQVKTFEGTYTINGEYFSTKPGESMPPLAMPMLGTKEIWNIINRSGLPNADFDGKTIPGTDIPLPNIPLSEWHPFHIHQNDFAVLSINGFDVEDIDQTYLAGVLGDTVTLPPAYVDGTATPENPYGIRANPANPDDLAKLKASEVKIVMSFEDFPGSYVNHCHILFHEDAGMMAVLRVILNTEDTWLGLGVDEDAKGQIELFRASNYEEGINLNPYGKNFKAGIDLAIADVNYKTLDTDENKNVTDNVTDIITIQRSVQNANDKFTVKVFDGESLIHKQEAGADEITDAENAALLITEFNPFQNITASKDQIASVASGDINGDGFADVVVGLGGGIAPIIEIYSGKDFQLMSRISAFHHEDFKGKINLAVGDINGDNYDDIIVGQGRGGRGLVEVYDGILIQEKGSLVGKDTAHDTALLSQSFQAYGPNYTGEVDVTSGYVLQRPDEPNNFPVQTNNANLTTIAKGNKPDGYEQIQVFTYMGGSHGEDHESSSDEEELRLDVSLTSAGNTQEILGTFADLPDLPKGEPVLFTRRKNGEYEIIHLGAENKPESDTFATASFQSIPQVTRINDKDIFTLKGGSNGKVKLKVSMEERSSISVNEMAVFFVDGDDGNINGIAPGASGYTEAALARAKVIFSTIANLPTGFNNTDVSSLIEFDSGERVRFLLVNNSTLDAVSSGFTSKTEVFFSETYQEIDALTGGEFSLKWKDKSGNSNFKVKIKATSETSFQGTSLQGGFAGEILDFRSATTNVQAEFKVYREAAFNNFVGFYPILDAEGKIDINNDGQADFAPGDAGYLQAAVNLYLRDIRLTVSNQGQATYQGTFAKGSIFAPFIIANGTPEAVLGNSTNIPAVYFPFLGANPGQADHIRLLGNNIFGFEDLPNGQSDRDYNDVIVQINVNVS encoded by the coding sequence ATGACTTTACAGAATGCATACATTATTGGTGCTGAAAATTTTCAAGCGTGGAGTGAGGGTTATGAAGCATCAGGTTACTTAAAAGTTTTACCTCATCCTGAAGAGAAAGTAATTTTCAAAGATCCTCTGAAACAGTGGCAACTAGATCATCAAAATGGTGCCTATAAATCAGAAGGTCAAGGAGGCGTTTATTATTCTAGTTGGGGACCTGATCAAGAATTAGAAGTCACCTTAGATATGCAGTATCTAAGCGAGATTGAGATTGATGGATTTGGTATCATACGAGCAGGTGATGGTTTCATTCCCTGGTTAAATGACGAGCAAACAGCTTATGAATTTCTGAGGGCTTACAATGGTTTAATACCAGGACCATTGCTAGTTGCAGATCCTGGCGACACACTCAAAATTACCCTCATAAATAATTTACAACCAGGCTCATCTGCTCCATCTGCGCCCGAACAACCAACCAACCTACATACACATGGACTACACGTCTCACCATTAGGAGCAGGAGATAACGTTCTTGTTAGCGTTGACTCTGGAGATACTAGAGAAATATCAATCAAATTACCCGATAATCACTCTCTTGGATATGACTGGTATCATCCCCACCTACACGGAGTGACTAGTGAACAAGTAGCTTCCGGTTTAGGTGGACTGATAGCAATTAACCCTCCACACGACCTACCAGATTTAGACAAATTTGATATCACAAAAGAGCCAATCTATACCCTGTCTCTTAATACCTTTGGAATACAGCAACAACTAAGAAATGCCAGCGATGATGATCCTTTAAATCAGAGTCCAGACGGAATAAAAGTTCCAGCTGGTACACCCTTGCAACTAACAAATGGGGCTTATGAACTTTCTGATGCAGTGTTTGGAGGTTACAACGCTAAACCTGTATTTTATGATCCAGAAAACCCAACTGGAAATCCTGCTGCTAATACATTTGAATATGGTGGAGGAGCTTTATTAGAACCAGTAGAAAACGTCATTCACACCGTGAATGGACAATACAACCCAACATTAGAGGTTGAAACTGGCAAATGGAGTCTCTTCAACTTCGCCAACATGAGTATCAACTCATTTCACCTCGTACAGTTGGTACATGAAGATGAAAATGGTCATCTTACCCCTGAACAAGTTACCTTGGTCGCTATTGATGGTAACGCCAGCGGTATCGTAGAAAGTTCCAGAAGAGAAATAACTGAGTTTCCAGTTCTCAGTCCAGGTGCTAGAGTCGCCATCCAACACGCCTTTACTAAGCCTGGTAAATACTACTTTCTTTCCAACGGGACAGAAGAAATTCTCAATGAAGAAGATGTCTCCGTTTTAATTGGTGATGGGAAAGGTTTCAATGATGGACACCTAATTTGGGGATCGCAGGTTTTAGCCACTGTGGAAGTCACAGGTGATCCAATAGAAGTTTTACCGCCGTTCCCTGAAGTCTATGACATTTTAGAAGAAGAAAGCCAAGAGATTAATGAAATCATAGAAGCAGCTAAAAACGGTGATGTAAATCGGGTGAGGACTTTTAGATGGGATGCAAATATAGGTGGTGCGCTCCTGGCTGGCAATTTTCCTCGTGATACCCAAGTAAAAACCTTTGAAGGCACATATACCATCAACGGGGAATATTTTTCCACAAAGCCCGGTGAAAGTATGCCCCCATTGGCAATGCCCATGCTGGGAACAAAGGAAATTTGGAATATTATCAATAGATCAGGATTGCCAAATGCTGATTTTGATGGCAAGACCATACCAGGTACTGATATTCCCCTACCCAATATTCCGTTATCAGAATGGCATCCATTCCACATCCATCAAAATGACTTTGCCGTTTTATCAATTAATGGATTTGATGTAGAAGATATTGATCAAACCTACCTAGCCGGTGTCTTAGGTGACACCGTGACCCTACCACCAGCTTATGTAGACGGAACCGCTACCCCAGAAAATCCCTACGGTATCCGAGCAAATCCGGCCAATCCCGATGACTTAGCCAAACTGAAGGCATCAGAAGTCAAAATCGTCATGAGTTTTGAGGATTTTCCTGGCAGCTATGTCAATCATTGTCACATTCTGTTCCATGAAGATGCAGGCATGATGGCAGTTCTCAGAGTTATTCTCAACACAGAAGATACTTGGTTAGGTCTGGGGGTTGATGAGGATGCTAAAGGACAAATAGAGTTGTTTAGAGCCAGCAACTATGAAGAAGGCATCAATCTCAACCCCTATGGTAAAAACTTCAAAGCAGGAATTGATCTGGCGATCGCTGATGTCAATTACAAAACCCTTGATACAGATGAAAACAAGAACGTTACTGATAACGTTACTGACATCATCACCATCCAGCGATCTGTACAAAATGCTAATGATAAATTCACCGTTAAAGTATTTGATGGTGAATCACTAATTCACAAGCAAGAAGCAGGGGCAGACGAAATTACAGATGCAGAAAACGCCGCCCTCTTAATTACAGAATTCAATCCTTTCCAAAATATCACTGCATCCAAAGACCAAATTGCCTCAGTCGCATCCGGTGACATTAATGGTGACGGCTTTGCAGATGTCGTCGTGGGTTTAGGTGGTGGTATCGCGCCCATAATTGAGATTTACAGCGGTAAAGATTTTCAGCTGATGAGCCGCATTAGCGCCTTTCATCACGAAGACTTCAAGGGTAAAATCAACCTGGCAGTTGGTGATATCAACGGTGATAACTATGACGACATCATTGTCGGACAGGGCCGTGGTGGACGCGGCTTAGTGGAAGTCTATGACGGGATCTTAATTCAGGAAAAAGGCAGTTTAGTTGGCAAAGACACCGCCCATGACACAGCACTGCTATCTCAATCTTTCCAAGCCTACGGTCCTAACTACACTGGTGAGGTAGATGTCACATCTGGTTATGTTCTCCAAAGACCAGATGAGCCAAATAACTTCCCTGTTCAAACCAATAATGCCAACCTGACTACAATTGCTAAGGGTAATAAACCTGATGGTTATGAACAGATTCAGGTATTCACCTATATGGGTGGAAGTCATGGTGAAGATCATGAAAGTAGCTCTGATGAAGAAGAACTGCGTCTTGATGTCTCATTAACCTCCGCTGGTAACACTCAAGAAATTCTGGGAACTTTTGCTGACCTTCCCGACTTACCCAAGGGTGAACCAGTTCTGTTTACCCGGAGAAAAAATGGTGAGTATGAAATTATTCACCTGGGAGCAGAAAATAAACCTGAATCAGATACTTTTGCTACAGCCAGTTTCCAGTCAATTCCTCAAGTAACCAGGATCAATGACAAGGATATTTTCACCCTCAAAGGTGGCAGCAACGGCAAAGTCAAATTAAAAGTCTCCATGGAAGAACGCAGTTCCATTTCAGTCAATGAAATGGCGGTATTTTTTGTTGATGGTGATGATGGCAATATTAACGGTATAGCTCCGGGGGCATCTGGTTACACTGAAGCAGCTTTAGCACGTGCCAAAGTCATTTTCTCAACTATTGCCAATTTGCCCACAGGCTTTAATAACACTGATGTGTCCAGCCTTATAGAATTTGATTCTGGTGAGAGAGTAAGATTCTTGTTGGTTAACAACAGCACTTTAGACGCTGTATCATCTGGATTCACCTCTAAAACAGAAGTGTTCTTTTCCGAAACATACCAAGAAATTGACGCTTTAACTGGGGGCGAATTTTCCCTGAAGTGGAAGGATAAATCGGGCAACAGCAACTTTAAAGTCAAAATTAAAGCCACCAGCGAAACCTCATTTCAGGGTACGAGTCTGCAAGGTGGCTTTGCCGGAGAAATTCTTGATTTTAGATCGGCTACCACTAATGTCCAGGCAGAGTTTAAAGTTTACAGAGAAGCAGCATTTAACAACTTTGTCGGTTTTTATCCCATCTTAGATGCAGAAGGGAAAATCGACATCAACAATGATGGTCAAGCCGATTTTGCCCCCGGTGATGCAGGTTATCTCCAAGCCGCTGTTAACTTATACCTGCGAGATATCCGTCTAACTGTCAGCAACCAAGGGCAAGCAACCTATCAAGGAACCTTCGCTAAAGGTTCAATCTTTGCACCATTTATTATTGCTAATGGCACACCAGAGGCAGTTTTAGGCAATTCTACCAACATTCCCGCAGTTTACTTCCCATTCTTAGGAGCTAACCCCGGTCAGGCGGATCATATTCGTCTACTAGGCAATAACATCTTCGGCTTTGAAGATTTACCAAATGGTCAAAGTGACAGAGATTACAATGATGTCATTGTGCAAATCAATGTCAATGTGAGTTAA